The following are encoded together in the Eptesicus fuscus isolate TK198812 chromosome 16, DD_ASM_mEF_20220401, whole genome shotgun sequence genome:
- the LOC103305668 gene encoding tetratricopeptide repeat protein 39B-like yields MSRILSKRENYKKDVITSFPLWKEENDKEDTYEDAHEIIPVATTMDLVSSLEECTTGLYLFLNNRFSDAINLIYPWSKNSIYHALVNGILMVVKAILTFDPQDIDIGMTAAKEALKTCNSFRRKGRMTSFSRLVSKQGIKAIKEEELHAEVCYAECLILKSAVTFIQDDSMLGFLKSGINIGLSYQIYKDCQQILTQIPTNQSKTSRHLIGGVKFGLGAFNLILSLMPPKTLKLLNVVGYHGDKQVALTLLHESASESHINNVLSILTLLFYYSYVCVAFGIETSHSYPIDHLFLIYLQKFPKCVILKFFHARFSMLKGKFENAQLTLQECIFIQNEWKQLDHICYWELMWCHIFVQDWKEAYRYADLLLQDSKWSKSMYSFSKAMLLALLPSGFAKSESKDMNSLFLSVESLRIRLLGASVPIEKFVAEKGRRYGSTKGWFIAQPILEFTYAWSGFQVMSKRLHLISCWLAIINRGEELLREKPNKEYGTDDLCLLSLLKGLCLKHLGKYVMAEQYFNRVIQKEKLLKYDHYLVPYTYYELGILYYLKGDYSSAMKNLDNIKNYKDYSMEARLQFKAHVALEHIAKAK; encoded by the coding sequence ATGTCACGTATTCtaagtaaaagagaaaattataagaaaGATGTCATTACATCATTTCCTTtatggaaggaagaaaatgacaaGGAGGACACGTATGAAGACGCCCATGAAATTATCCCTGTGGCAACAACCATGGATCTAGTATCTTCCCTGGAAGAATGCACAACTGGGTTGTATTTGTTTCTAAATAACAGATTCTCAGATGCCATAAATCTCATTTATCCATGGTCAAAAAACAGCATATACCATGCTCTAGTCAATGGTATCCTTATGGTTGTGAAAGCCATCTTGACTTTTGACCCACAGGATATAGACATTGGAATGACGGCTGCGAAAGAAGCGTTGAAAACTTGTAACAGTTTCCGAAGAAAAGGCAGGATGACAAGTTTCTCTCGTCTAGTGAGTAAACAGGGAATAAAGGCGATCAAAGAAGAGGAACTGCATGCCGAAGTCTGCTATGCGGAGTGTCTGATCTTGAAATCTGCGGTGACATTTATACAGGATGACAGTATGCTTGGCTTTCTTAAAAGTGGGATCAACATTGGGTTAAGTTACCAAATATACAAAGACTGTCAACAAATACTAACACAGATACCTACCAACCAAAGCAAAACCTCTAGACACCTGATTGGAGGAGTAAAATTCGGACTTGGAGCATTCAATTTGATATTATCCCTTATGCCACCGAAGACACTTAAGTTACTCAATGTTGTTGGATATCACGGTGATAAACAGGTGGCCTTGACTTTGCTTCACGAGAGTGCCTCCGAATCCCATATAAATAATGTCTTAAGCATTTTGACTCTACTCTTCTATTACAGCTATGTCTGCGTAGCTTTTGGTATTGAAACAAGTCACAGTTATCCCATCGACCATCTCTTCCTAATTTATCTCCAGAAATTTCCAAAGTGTGTCATACTTAAATTTTTTCATGCGCGTTTCAGTATGCTGAAAGGGAAATTTGAGAATGCACAGTTAACATTACAGGAGTGCATTTTTATTCAGAATGAATGGAAGCAACTTGATCACATCTGTTACTGGGAACTCATGTGGTGCCACATCTTTGTGCAGGACTGGAAGGAGGCCTACCGCTATGCTGATCTGCTGCTTCAAGACAGCAAATGGTCCAAGTCAATGTATTCATTCAGTAAAGCCATGCTACTGGCTCTGCTTCCTTCTGGATTTGCTAAATCAGAAAGTAAGGACATGAACTCTCTTTTCTTAAGTGTGGAGAGCCTGAGAATCAGACTTTTAGGCGCTTCTGTGCCAATAGAAAAGTTTGTGGCTGAGAAGGGTCGGCGCTATGGTAGTACTAAAGGCTGGTTTATAGCACAGCCCATTCTGGAATTCACTTATGCCTGGAGTGGTTTCCAAGTCATGAGCAAAAGACTACACCTGATCTCATGCTGGCTTGCAATAATTAACAGAGGAGAAGAACTTTTACGAGAAAAACCCAATAAAGAGTATGGCACAGATGACCTATGTTTGCTAAGTTTACTGAAAGGTCTCTGTCTGAAACACTTGGGCAAATACGTGATGGCCGAGCAGTACTTTAATCGTGTCATTCAAAAggagaaattgttaaaatatgaCCACTATTTGGTGCCGTACACTTACTACGAACTGGGAATTCTATACTACCTGAAGGGAGATTATAGCAGTGCAATGAAAAACCTAGACAACATAAAGAACTACAAAGACTATTCCATGGAAGCCCGATTACAGTTTAAGGCGCATGTAGCTCTTGAACACATAGCTAAAGCAAAGTGA